One Trichormus variabilis 0441 genomic window, CTTCATAAATATTCTGTCAAAAGTTGGGAACTATATAGACAATTACACTAGTAGCAGTTGAGGTAATTGTCATGGCTGAATTGTTGAAAGGTTGCGTAGCCATACTGAATCAAGCGGCAAAATGAGACTAGATTCGGTTAACATATTTTTTTTAAGTGAAAATACTGATAAGACTTTAGTTAAATTCTGTTAAATTAACAGTGCTAATTTAGCTTTTATGAATTAAAAGTTACTCAGAGGAATATCACTTTTTTGGTATTTAACTTCTGTTGATGAAACCTTCCACAAGCCGTATTTCTCTCTGTAACAGAGTTAATAAATTTACTAAATTTTACACCTAATTGGGGATTAAATTATCGTAAAACATATACTGTACGAGTAGTTTATGACAAATACTTTTCAATAAAGCTTGTATTTTATATCACCTATTTAGTTAACCAATTCATGATAGGACTTTTGGCGAAGCTTCCGCATCAACTAAGTTGACACCTATGGAATTTATCTAAAGTAAAAGCAAAATGAGTACAACTCCTATAAATAACTACAGGTTAAATCATAAACTACATCCCCTATCTCTCTTAGCTCAACTCACCAGTCGTCACGCTACAGGATGCTTACGTGTATTTACAGACACTACATCTTGGACAATTAATTTAGAAGCGGGTAAACTTACTTACGCTTCCTACTCAGATAAATTATTTGAGCGTCTTGATAATCAACTGCGGCGCTTAAGCCAAAAAATACCTACCCTGAACAGCGCTACCCGTGTACAAATGCGGTTGATGTTTGAACCCAAGAGTGAAGGTCAATCCATCTTATATGTAGATTATCAGGCGATTTGTTGGCTGGTAGATCAGAACCATATTAACCCCAAACAAGCCGCCATTTTGATAGAAGAACTAGCAAAGGAAGTAATAGAGACATTTTTAGTCATTAAAGAAGGAAGTTATGAATTTTTCCCTGATATTACTTGGGAAGAAATGCCAAAATTTTGTTATTTAGATTTGCGTGTATTAGTTGAATATTGCCAAAAACAATTGCGACAACGCCAA contains:
- a CDS encoding response regulator, with the protein product MSTTPINNYRLNHKLHPLSLLAQLTSRHATGCLRVFTDTTSWTINLEAGKLTYASYSDKLFERLDNQLRRLSQKIPTLNSATRVQMRLMFEPKSEGQSILYVDYQAICWLVDQNHINPKQAAILIEELAKEVIETFLVIKEGSYEFFPDITWEEMPKFCYLDLRVLVEYCQKQLRQRQPKPPSVNTGGGSQVLPSTRPASSPSSPQNHPENSENSQPINPPSLVRKTLYTIACIDDSQTVLNSIRSFLDENVFTVVTINDPVKALMQVLRSKPDLILLDVTMPNLDGYELCSLLRRHSAFKNTPIIMVTGRTGFVDRAKAKMVRSSGYLTKPFDQSELLKMVFKHIT